The Vanessa tameamea isolate UH-Manoa-2023 chromosome 2, ilVanTame1 primary haplotype, whole genome shotgun sequence genome has a segment encoding these proteins:
- the LOC113399726 gene encoding facilitated trehalose transporter Tret1-2 homolog, which produces MTAKTRSHWKEYGTALCATLITATAGTCYGWPSPTLPYLQSANSSIPTSSDEGSWIVSIMILCSALTPIPSAYFADRFGRKTTLLLGAIPFILGWVLVIVAKSVAILYVARMFSGLGYGIVYTVAPMYTGEIATNEVRGALSTLITLMNKVGILAQYCIGPFVSMRTLAAINMILPISFVITFIFLPESPYYYLKFERSERAERSLRKLRSGDIRLELKNIEVSVQEDMKNRGTWCDLISEATNRKALWISLGIFTIQQLCGSAAVVAYAQVIFQVTGSHIEPYQESIILGCVQVATCCLSVVLVDRLGRKPLLLLSALGVGLMNGTIGTYFYFYFSNKANVEHLHWLPITAILIYIVCYAIGLSTVPYVIIGEMFPTNVKLYASCVAHIYTGFSMFAVQKLFQVVKDAWGIYTVFWGFSVFSFLGLLFMLAVLPETKGKSFACIQAQLRRDVARDNASKLMTVEY; this is translated from the exons CGACACTCATTACTGCAACCGCAGGAACCTGCTACGGCTGGCCATCACCAACGCTGCCTTATCTACAATCGGCGAACAGTTCAATACCAACATCATCAGATGAGGGATCATGGATAGTTTCTATAATGATCTTATGTTCAGCACTAACGCCCATTCCCTCCGCTTACTTCGCCGATCGCTTCGGAAGGAAGACGACGCTACTCCTCGGAGCGATACCTTTTATACTCGGCTGGGTGTTGGTCATCGTAGCCAAATCAGTAGCCATTCTTTACGTGGCCAGAATGTTTTCTGGTCTTGGTTACGGAATAGTGTACACCGTTGCCCCAATGTACACGGGTGAAATAGCCACTAACGAAGTCAGAGGTGCACTCTCTACTCTTATTACATTAATGAACAAG GTCGGTATTCTTGCCCAATACTGCATCGGTCCCTTCGTATCGATGCGAACTCTAGCAGCCATTAACATGATTCTACCCATTTCGTTCGTAATTACTTTCATCTTTCTACCCGAATCGCCTTACTACTATTTAAAGTTCGAACGAAGTGAAAGAGCGGAGAGATCTCTCAGGAAATTACGAAGTGGTGATATAAGATTAGAACTTAAGAACATAGAAGTCAGCGTACAGGAGGATATGAAGAACAGGGGCACGTGGTGTGACCTTATATCAGAGGCCACTAATAGAAAGGCTCTCTGGATCAGCCTTGGAATTTTCACCATTCAGCAACTCTGCGGCAGCGCTGCTGTAGTTGCATATGCTCAAGTTATATTCCAAGTCACTGGAAGCCACATTGAGCCCTACCAGGAATCGATAATCCTGGGATGCGTGCAAGTGGCGACCTGTTGTTTATCAGTGGTCCTAGTAGATCGGCTTGGAAGGAAACCTTTGTTGCTATTGTCGGCCCTTGGCGTTGGATTAATGAACGGGACCATTGGAACATATTTCTACTTCTACTTTTCAAACAAGGCTAATGTGGAGCATCTTCATTGGCTGCCTATAACggctattttaatttacatagttTGCTACGCTATTGGACTGTCGACGGTCCCTTATGTGATTATCGGAGAAATGTTCCCAACTAACGTCAAATTGTACGCGTCGTGCGTAGCTCATATCTACACTGGATTTTCAATGTTTGCGGTCCAAAAACTTTTCCAG GTAGTAAAGGATGCTTGGGGTATATACACAGTATTCTGGGGCTTCTCGGTGTTCTCCTTTCTGGGGCTATTATTTATGCTCGCGGTGCTGCCCGAGACCAAGGGGAAGTCGTTCGCGTGCATCCAGGCCCAGCTGCGGAGAGACGTCGCACGAGACAACGCTAGCAAACTCATGACCGTCGAGTATTAA